A single region of the Mechercharimyces sp. CAU 1602 genome encodes:
- a CDS encoding thiamine phosphate synthase encodes MRIDLIITDRCIQEGRLPPLEAVAPYVDRLQLRLKHQTALLTFQLGARLLETGWKQEQLLINDRIDIARALGCGVHLPERGMSPPLVRRHSPYVRELGVSVHSLASAHEAQRLGADYVTFGHVYATPSKPGLPARGVDMLRQLVTVLSIPVLAIGGVSITNLAEVAAAGASGVAVISAILQQPDIEEAAHRLWIVGKSLRGEGMSI; translated from the coding sequence ATGCGGATTGATCTTATTATTACGGATCGCTGTATACAGGAGGGGAGGCTCCCGCCTTTAGAGGCTGTGGCTCCTTACGTAGATCGCCTTCAACTGAGATTGAAGCACCAGACAGCCCTGCTCACCTTTCAACTGGGAGCTCGCCTGCTTGAAACAGGGTGGAAGCAAGAACAGCTCTTGATAAATGATCGCATTGACATTGCACGGGCGCTTGGGTGCGGAGTGCACCTTCCAGAACGTGGGATGTCACCTCCACTTGTTCGTCGCCACTCTCCTTATGTGCGGGAGTTGGGGGTCTCTGTTCACTCACTTGCATCCGCCCACGAAGCTCAAAGGCTAGGAGCTGACTATGTAACATTTGGTCATGTATATGCTACTCCATCCAAACCGGGGTTACCAGCGCGTGGAGTAGATATGCTTCGTCAACTTGTTACTGTTTTATCCATCCCAGTGCTCGCTATCGGGGGTGTCTCCATTACTAATCTTGCGGAGGTAGCGGCAGCGGGGGCATCAGGAGTAGCAGTGATTTCAGCCATTCTTCAGCAGCCTGATATAGAAGAAGCAGCACACCGCTTATGGATAGTGGGAAAGAGCTTACGAGGGGAGGGGATGTCGATTTGA
- the ftsW gene encoding putative lipid II flippase FtsW: MVRGKPSFWFILIVFMLVGFGLVMVFSASYYKGITDYGNSYFFFRQQLIAAGIGLFLFFTIGNIPYTLYSRFIGWILLGSLALLPLVFLPGIGSTINNATRWIEIGSFSFQPSELAKLGAIFYTAYIMSKKQQQLHDFRKGLLPPLIIIFLFCFLIVIEPDFSTALLLLSSCMIIIFCAGARIKHLLLLSTIGIPIIIKVMIDADYRVDRLSALYDPWVDPTGNGWQTIQSLYAIAPGGLSGSGLGNSIQKMAYLPEAHTDFIFAIVAEELGFLGATFLVLLFIVYTVLGMRIALRTPDTFGSLLGIGIVSLISLQAVLNLGVATAILPVTGVTLPFISYGGTSLITYLTASGVLLNLSRYNQAHSIRSRQSSKSKVSMEGF; encoded by the coding sequence ATGGTACGTGGCAAACCTAGCTTCTGGTTTATATTAATCGTCTTTATGCTAGTCGGGTTCGGACTCGTGATGGTCTTTAGCGCCAGCTATTATAAAGGCATTACAGACTACGGCAACAGCTACTTTTTCTTCCGCCAACAATTAATCGCCGCAGGCATTGGTCTGTTTTTATTCTTCACCATCGGAAACATTCCATATACTTTGTACTCTCGATTCATTGGCTGGATTCTATTGGGGAGCTTAGCCCTTTTACCGCTAGTTTTTCTACCTGGGATCGGTAGCACTATTAACAACGCCACACGCTGGATCGAGATCGGCTCTTTTAGCTTTCAACCGTCTGAGCTTGCTAAATTGGGGGCTATCTTTTATACAGCCTATATTATGAGCAAAAAACAACAGCAACTGCATGATTTTCGTAAAGGGCTGCTTCCTCCTTTAATCATTATTTTTCTTTTTTGTTTCCTGATTGTAATTGAACCTGACTTTAGTACAGCCTTACTTCTGCTTAGCTCGTGTATGATCATCATCTTTTGTGCTGGAGCACGAATCAAACATCTACTCTTGTTAAGTACTATCGGTATTCCCATAATCATTAAAGTTATGATAGACGCTGACTATCGTGTAGATCGGCTTTCCGCCTTATATGACCCCTGGGTAGACCCCACAGGTAATGGATGGCAAACGATTCAATCACTCTATGCAATCGCTCCTGGCGGCTTATCTGGAAGTGGATTGGGAAACAGCATCCAAAAAATGGCTTACTTACCCGAGGCACATACGGACTTTATCTTTGCTATCGTCGCTGAAGAATTGGGGTTCCTGGGAGCTACTTTTTTGGTACTACTCTTCATCGTCTACACAGTGCTAGGGATGCGAATCGCGCTACGCACACCGGATACCTTTGGTAGTCTACTCGGTATTGGAATTGTTTCTCTTATCTCTTTGCAAGCAGTACTAAACCTTGGAGTAGCTACAGCTATTCTCCCCGTCACTGGAGTGACGCTCCCTTTTATCAGCTATGGGGGGACATCCTTAATTACTTATTTGACAGCTTCTGGAGTGTTACTTAACTTGTCTCGTTATAATCAGGCTCATTCCATTCGGTCCCGTCAATCTTCTAAGAGCAAAGTATCCATGGAGGGGTTCTAA
- a CDS encoding zinc metallopeptidase, translating into MDMSYSAIAFLLFFLSIGAFILVLWAQFKVKRSFKKWAKVSASSGMTGHDVARKILDDNGLRDVPVEMTRGKLTDHYDPLSRVVRLSEQVYAGDSIASISVAAHECGHALQHKEAYGALVLRHRMFPVVNFSSNVAPFLLIAGLLFKMMNLFFVGIIFFAASVAFQLVTLPVEFNASSRAKTIMVERGFIRNVEERGVSKVLNAAALTYVASALYAILELLRFVFLFLASNED; encoded by the coding sequence ATGGATATGTCCTATAGTGCGATTGCGTTTCTCTTGTTTTTCTTATCTATTGGAGCCTTTATTTTAGTGCTGTGGGCGCAATTTAAAGTGAAGAGAAGCTTTAAGAAGTGGGCAAAAGTGTCTGCGTCGAGCGGGATGACCGGACATGATGTTGCGCGTAAGATTTTAGATGATAATGGTTTGCGTGATGTACCTGTAGAAATGACACGTGGGAAGTTAACTGATCATTATGATCCGTTATCCCGGGTAGTGCGTCTGTCTGAGCAGGTGTATGCAGGTGATTCGATCGCATCGATCTCTGTTGCTGCACATGAATGTGGACACGCACTTCAACATAAAGAGGCGTACGGAGCCTTAGTGTTACGCCATCGCATGTTCCCAGTGGTTAATTTTAGTTCCAATGTGGCCCCCTTTCTGTTAATCGCAGGGCTGTTGTTTAAAATGATGAATCTATTTTTTGTTGGGATTATTTTCTTTGCGGCATCGGTAGCCTTTCAGTTGGTTACATTACCTGTCGAGTTTAATGCCAGTTCAAGGGCAAAGACGATTATGGTGGAGAGAGGCTTCATTCGCAATGTGGAAGAACGTGGTGTAAGTAAAGTGTTAAACGCAGCTGCACTTACCTATGTGGCGTCAGCTTTGTACGCCATTCTGGAATTGCTCCGCTTTGTCTTTTTGTTTTTAGCCTCTAACGAAGATTAA
- a CDS encoding DedA family protein, with amino-acid sequence MEQSWIDFLLNYGYIGIYVFLVLGIVGLPLPDEIMMTFVGYLSSEGQLIVYYTYLSAVSGSISGISISYFLGNKLGYPFVKKHGSKFMLTRRRFRVTQLLFRKYGNWVLFFGYFIPGVRHLTAYVAGISNMPFRRFGLYAYSGAVTWCLTFIGLGFILGEQWERVFALFEHYGSWLLILSFIFAPLAIYLWFRTQNTSQLRRIFRK; translated from the coding sequence ATGGAACAATCATGGATCGATTTTCTCCTTAATTATGGATATATAGGGATATATGTTTTTTTGGTTTTGGGAATTGTCGGATTGCCCTTACCAGATGAGATTATGATGACTTTCGTTGGATACCTGTCATCTGAGGGTCAATTAATCGTCTATTATACTTATTTAAGTGCAGTAAGCGGTTCGATATCTGGTATTTCGATTAGCTATTTTTTAGGTAATAAACTAGGGTACCCCTTCGTCAAAAAGCATGGGAGTAAATTTATGCTGACGAGACGACGGTTTCGCGTCACCCAACTCTTGTTTCGAAAGTATGGGAACTGGGTTCTTTTTTTTGGTTATTTTATCCCGGGTGTTCGTCATTTGACGGCATATGTCGCCGGTATCTCTAATATGCCTTTCCGGCGTTTTGGTCTCTATGCTTATAGCGGAGCAGTAACCTGGTGTCTCACTTTTATTGGCTTAGGTTTTATACTGGGAGAGCAGTGGGAAAGAGTGTTTGCTCTTTTTGAACATTACGGTAGCTGGCTACTAATTTTGTCTTTTATTTTCGCACCGCTGGCGATTTATTTATGGTTTCGTACACAAAACACAAGTCAGCTGCGGCGTATATTTCGTAAGTAG
- a CDS encoding M42 family metallopeptidase, whose protein sequence is MDFLLKELTEAKGVPGYEEEVRRIVQRELGNMDAEVVTDHMGSIFGKKIGAEEGPTICIAGHLDEVGFMVSEISRSGHLRFVPLGGWWSQVLLSQRVTIMTENKNYTGVVGSKPPHILTPEERNKVYPLKEMYIDVGAKSKEQVEEWGIHIGDPIVPICPFEILADEDTLLGKAFDNRAGCYLALESLKELRAHSHPNVVYSGATVQEEVGLRGATTAPYAVDPDVAIILDVGVAEDGPGTEGSDKLRLGNGPLVTFLDATMIPNTRFRNFVIETASKHEIPYQVETMTGGGTDAGRIHMYKRGVPSIVLGVAARYIHSHVSMVSKKDLEWAKRLVVELIKGLDQRKVDEFTQFAGRK, encoded by the coding sequence ATGGACTTTTTACTTAAGGAACTGACGGAGGCGAAAGGTGTCCCTGGTTATGAGGAAGAAGTGCGTCGTATTGTGCAGCGGGAACTAGGTAATATGGATGCGGAAGTTGTTACGGATCACATGGGTAGTATTTTTGGTAAGAAAATAGGAGCTGAAGAAGGGCCAACGATCTGTATTGCAGGTCACTTAGATGAGGTAGGTTTTATGGTATCGGAAATTAGCCGTAGTGGTCACCTTCGCTTTGTTCCGCTCGGGGGATGGTGGAGTCAAGTTCTGCTCTCACAACGGGTTACTATTATGACTGAGAACAAGAATTATACAGGTGTGGTTGGCTCTAAACCCCCTCATATTTTAACGCCAGAAGAACGGAATAAGGTATATCCCCTCAAAGAAATGTATATTGATGTGGGGGCCAAAAGCAAAGAGCAGGTAGAAGAATGGGGTATTCATATTGGTGATCCCATCGTTCCTATCTGTCCATTTGAAATATTAGCCGATGAAGATACCTTGCTCGGTAAAGCATTTGATAATAGGGCAGGCTGTTACTTAGCGCTGGAATCTCTGAAAGAGTTACGTGCTCACTCTCATCCCAATGTAGTCTACTCCGGTGCGACGGTGCAGGAAGAAGTGGGTCTGCGTGGTGCAACAACAGCTCCGTATGCAGTCGATCCAGACGTTGCTATTATTTTAGATGTGGGAGTAGCAGAGGATGGACCAGGCACTGAAGGGAGTGACAAGTTGCGTCTAGGAAATGGCCCGCTCGTTACCTTTTTAGATGCGACGATGATTCCAAACACTCGTTTTCGTAACTTTGTGATTGAGACTGCCAGTAAACACGAAATTCCATATCAAGTGGAGACGATGACGGGCGGAGGCACGGATGCTGGTCGTATACACATGTACAAACGTGGGGTACCCTCCATTGTCCTCGGAGTGGCAGCTCGTTATATTCACAGTCATGTATCAATGGTGAGTAAAAAAGATTTAGAGTGGGCGAAGCGGCTTGTAGTAGAGCTGATTAAAGGGCTAGACCAGCGCAAAGTAGATGAATTTACGCAATTTGCGGGGAGGAAGTAA
- a CDS encoding GDSL-type esterase/lipase family protein, producing the protein MKKWLIAGVSGLFLITGTWLGQATPYLELFFKEEPEPVYQAQESILNTLKINSEHRQVDYLSIGDSVAMGKGSEQDEQGYTSHIERELEKENLQVTLDNQGISGQTSAELRSALETESGLSTKVKEADFITLTIGGNDLLKVVLEEKNPMKVLTEFPKIQAEFKTNLTAIMDQLTTLNPEAPIIVTTLYNPLSPQESYYDHSDNMLTIWNRGLKEVVYQYSTGYVVDVDEVLTPNPERSWLADEIHPNGKGYALMAAKMVKEIRGNAQASANAQFNR; encoded by the coding sequence ATGAAAAAATGGTTAATTGCCGGAGTTAGTGGTTTGTTCTTAATTACAGGAACCTGGCTAGGGCAAGCAACGCCTTATCTGGAGCTGTTTTTTAAAGAGGAGCCAGAACCTGTATATCAAGCGCAAGAAAGTATTTTAAATACATTAAAAATTAATTCGGAGCATAGACAAGTAGATTACCTCAGTATTGGAGATTCAGTGGCAATGGGAAAAGGATCGGAACAAGATGAGCAGGGATATACGAGTCATATCGAGAGGGAATTAGAGAAGGAAAACTTACAAGTTACACTGGACAATCAAGGAATCTCTGGGCAAACATCAGCTGAATTACGCTCTGCCTTAGAGACAGAGTCAGGCTTATCCACGAAAGTAAAGGAAGCAGATTTTATTACATTGACGATTGGTGGCAACGACCTGTTAAAGGTGGTGCTCGAAGAGAAGAATCCGATGAAGGTACTAACAGAGTTTCCTAAAATACAGGCGGAGTTTAAAACGAATTTAACCGCGATCATGGACCAGCTTACTACCTTAAATCCTGAAGCTCCGATTATTGTGACCACTCTTTACAATCCACTTTCACCTCAAGAATCGTACTACGATCATAGTGATAATATGTTAACAATCTGGAACCGGGGATTGAAAGAAGTCGTCTACCAATATTCAACGGGCTATGTGGTTGATGTTGACGAAGTGCTTACACCTAATCCAGAAAGAAGTTGGCTGGCAGACGAAATTCACCCCAATGGTAAGGGATATGCACTGATGGCAGCTAAGATGGTAAAAGAGATACGTGGAAATGCACAGGCATCTGCCAATGCACAGTTTAATCGGTAA
- a CDS encoding cation:proton antiporter → MEAYNIFIEHLKEDPYFFLLEFFVILLAVKIAGHLSKKLGQPAVFGELLVGIILGPALLGWIEIQIGEHSTLSSLAEVGVILLMFLAGLETDVDEFRKTALGSSLTAVGGVVLPLVGGYAAGIMFGFDPMTSIFIGTLLVATSVSISVQTLRELGELQSKEGVTILGAAVLDDVLGLITLSVVLGFASSSGSGFSVLALIWLLVRILLFFVITIVFGRYVLPRIFDYVSGLMTQEVILTFGIMTALGFAFFAEQMGLAGIIGAYFAGLMLSMTKYQHELFHKIETISFSFFVPIFFVSIGVMANLAGLNQDILILIAVLTVIAIITKWLGGIIGAKLAGFSWRSSSGIGAGMIARGEVGLIVASIGLNKHLIDEGLFTAMVIIVLVTTLVTPPALKMSFSKRS, encoded by the coding sequence ATGGAAGCTTATAATATCTTTATAGAGCATTTAAAAGAAGATCCATACTTCTTTCTCCTTGAGTTTTTCGTAATCCTGCTGGCCGTTAAAATTGCAGGACATTTGAGTAAGAAGTTAGGACAACCTGCCGTTTTTGGCGAACTACTTGTAGGGATCATCCTTGGACCGGCTCTTCTTGGATGGATTGAAATACAGATCGGGGAGCATAGCACTCTTTCCAGCCTAGCTGAAGTTGGTGTCATCTTGCTCATGTTTTTAGCAGGGTTGGAGACAGATGTGGATGAATTTAGAAAGACTGCCCTCGGCTCCTCTCTAACCGCAGTAGGGGGTGTCGTCTTACCTCTAGTTGGGGGATATGCCGCTGGGATTATGTTTGGGTTTGATCCAATGACATCCATCTTTATCGGTACCCTGCTTGTTGCCACCAGTGTAAGTATTTCCGTACAAACATTACGCGAACTGGGAGAACTACAATCTAAAGAAGGGGTAACCATCCTAGGTGCCGCCGTTCTCGACGATGTCCTAGGCCTTATCACCCTCTCCGTCGTACTAGGCTTTGCTAGTAGTAGTGGTTCCGGTTTCAGCGTGCTGGCGCTCATCTGGCTACTTGTACGCATCTTGTTATTCTTTGTTATTACGATCGTGTTTGGTCGTTATGTTCTTCCGCGCATCTTCGATTACGTGTCTGGTTTGATGACACAAGAAGTGATCCTCACATTTGGGATTATGACAGCACTTGGATTTGCCTTTTTTGCCGAACAAATGGGGCTTGCAGGCATTATCGGTGCCTACTTCGCCGGTTTAATGTTGAGCATGACGAAGTATCAACACGAGTTGTTCCATAAAATCGAAACAATCTCTTTCTCATTCTTTGTACCGATTTTCTTTGTCAGCATTGGCGTAATGGCAAACTTAGCAGGTCTTAACCAGGATATCTTGATACTGATCGCCGTACTCACTGTAATTGCCATCATTACCAAGTGGCTCGGTGGAATTATTGGTGCCAAGTTAGCTGGTTTTAGCTGGCGCAGCTCCTCTGGGATCGGGGCTGGTATGATTGCTCGCGGAGAAGTAGGTTTAATTGTTGCCTCGATTGGTCTTAACAAGCACTTAATCGATGAGGGACTTTTTACCGCTATGGTGATCATTGTATTGGTAACCACACTGGTTACACCCCCTGCCCTCAAGATGAGTTTTAGCAAGCGATCATAA
- a CDS encoding efflux RND transporter periplasmic adaptor subunit, with translation MGKSEIQIQHEIQLAELEMKKAEEQLQQVKNQQTKLTVKSKHSGTVVSVSSIEDATDGGEPLVVIANMGNLKVEAKISELDVVEVKKAQHVTVQSDVFPGEEWIGKVTAIGFTPEKKVADTGDSQIEYPVEIKLEESIPAKLGSSLIVEIQTREAEVDSLPESAILDREGQFVVFVQEKKAVQKKVKTGLSHGGKVEIVSGLSVDDIVIEDPPEVLETGTEVTVP, from the coding sequence ATGGGGAAAAGTGAGATCCAAATTCAGCATGAGATACAATTAGCAGAGTTGGAAATGAAGAAAGCCGAGGAACAATTGCAGCAGGTGAAAAATCAGCAAACAAAACTAACAGTGAAGAGTAAGCATTCGGGCACGGTGGTATCAGTTTCTTCAATAGAAGATGCAACCGATGGGGGCGAACCGCTTGTGGTTATTGCAAATATGGGGAATCTCAAGGTAGAAGCCAAAATATCGGAGTTGGATGTAGTTGAAGTGAAGAAAGCACAGCATGTCACAGTACAATCTGATGTGTTTCCTGGTGAAGAATGGATAGGGAAAGTGACAGCGATTGGATTTACTCCGGAAAAGAAAGTAGCGGATACTGGAGACAGCCAGATTGAGTACCCAGTGGAAATTAAATTGGAAGAGAGTATACCAGCGAAACTCGGTTCAAGCCTTATTGTAGAGATCCAAACCAGAGAAGCAGAAGTGGATAGTCTGCCGGAATCAGCTATCCTCGATAGGGAGGGTCAGTTTGTTGTTTTTGTGCAAGAGAAGAAAGCTGTGCAAAAGAAAGTTAAGACGGGCTTGTCCCACGGAGGAAAGGTGGAGATTGTAAGCGGATTGAGTGTGGATGATATTGTGATTGAAGATCCACCAGAAGTCTTGGAGACAGGAACGGAAGTGACTGTTCCATAA
- the thiO gene encoding glycine oxidase ThiO, producing the protein MKHEVIVVGGGIIGCTIAYFLAQAGAEVAVMERDHVGAHASSAAAGMLGAQVEMSFPGPMVDLCLASRRMFPELQHELWEQTGVDVELNRAGMLRLAWDEEEKKRLQERGQWQQRQGECAHWCEGDALWRDEPELSRAVKGALSLPLDVQLHAPRWLKAMELRARQLGVQFYSGMEVQALLMRKGSVSGVETALGSFEANQVVLAAGAWSAALARTAGVKVPIVPVKGESLALQVPVPLFNKTYFSKGCYLVPKAEQQVIVGATEIHHTFTRGVSAEAIQLLLSEAIRLVPALKESTFLRSWSSIRPGSSDRMPFLGPVTEVGNLYLACGHFRNGILLSPITGKWIAEAMMGKKNPVLSSFSLDRLGVDTGADRREVVKYDSN; encoded by the coding sequence TTGAAACATGAAGTGATCGTTGTAGGGGGTGGGATTATTGGCTGTACCATCGCCTACTTTCTCGCACAAGCGGGAGCAGAGGTAGCCGTTATGGAACGGGATCACGTTGGAGCCCATGCGTCGAGTGCAGCCGCAGGTATGTTGGGGGCGCAGGTGGAAATGTCTTTTCCAGGGCCGATGGTAGATCTGTGTCTTGCTAGCAGAAGGATGTTTCCCGAGCTCCAACATGAGCTGTGGGAGCAGACAGGGGTAGATGTAGAGTTAAATCGGGCAGGGATGCTTCGATTAGCATGGGATGAGGAAGAGAAAAAGAGGTTACAAGAGCGCGGTCAGTGGCAGCAAAGACAAGGTGAGTGTGCGCACTGGTGTGAAGGAGATGCGCTGTGGCGGGATGAACCGGAGTTATCGCGCGCAGTGAAGGGAGCTTTATCGCTCCCCCTTGATGTGCAACTACATGCACCTCGCTGGCTAAAAGCGATGGAACTAAGAGCGAGGCAATTGGGGGTTCAGTTTTACTCGGGGATGGAGGTACAAGCGCTATTGATGCGAAAGGGTAGCGTTAGCGGGGTGGAAACAGCGCTAGGTTCATTTGAAGCTAATCAAGTTGTCCTGGCAGCAGGGGCCTGGAGTGCAGCCTTAGCCCGTACAGCAGGGGTTAAGGTACCGATTGTTCCAGTTAAAGGAGAATCGCTTGCCCTACAAGTACCTGTACCGCTATTTAATAAGACTTATTTTTCCAAAGGGTGTTACCTGGTACCTAAAGCGGAGCAACAAGTAATCGTAGGCGCTACAGAAATTCATCATACTTTTACACGGGGTGTGTCTGCAGAGGCGATACAGTTATTGTTATCAGAAGCGATTCGACTCGTTCCGGCATTGAAAGAAAGTACCTTTTTGCGGAGTTGGTCTAGTATTCGACCTGGCTCTTCAGATCGGATGCCATTTTTGGGACCTGTAACCGAGGTTGGCAATCTCTATTTGGCATGTGGTCATTTTCGTAATGGCATCTTACTTAGTCCCATTACAGGCAAGTGGATAGCGGAGGCGATGATGGGGAAGAAGAACCCTGTGCTATCATCGTTTTCTCTGGATCGACTCGGGGTTGATACAGGAGCTGACAGAAGAGAGGTGGTGAAATATGATAGCAATTAA
- a CDS encoding DUF5970 family protein, producing the protein MERIYYLGIPLILLLGLWISSFVSFLVPLLTFGFTSLYLLFHPIWKRDKWIKIFLITIFVINLFATIILAI; encoded by the coding sequence ATGGAAAGAATATATTACCTTGGTATACCATTAATCTTATTACTCGGCTTATGGATAAGTTCATTTGTTTCATTTCTTGTCCCTTTATTAACATTTGGTTTTACATCTTTATATCTTCTATTTCATCCCATATGGAAAAGAGATAAGTGGATTAAAATATTTCTTATAACAATTTTTGTGATTAATCTGTTTGCAACTATTATATTAGCTATCTAA
- a CDS encoding thiazole synthase produces MLIIGNHQFSSRLFLGTGKFHSLEEQKEAVEASATEVLTFAVRRLDLSNPDQPNLLEQLDLKRFTLLPNTAGAATVEEAVRIARLARASGLCDMIKVEVIADQKTLLPDPLATLEATKQLVEEGFTVLPYTSDDPILARHLVEAGAHAIMPGAAPIGSGQGILNPFYFSLLRDAVDIPVIVDAGIGSPADVAQAMELGADGVLLNTAVSGAKDPVKMATAMRLATEAGRLGFEAGRISKKTYAIASSPTEGLL; encoded by the coding sequence ATGCTAATAATTGGGAATCATCAATTTTCATCACGTCTCTTTTTGGGAACTGGGAAATTTCACTCTTTAGAAGAGCAAAAAGAGGCAGTGGAAGCATCTGCGACCGAAGTGCTTACTTTTGCTGTTCGACGCTTAGATTTGAGTAATCCGGATCAACCGAACCTGTTAGAACAGTTGGATTTAAAGCGATTTACTCTTCTTCCTAATACTGCAGGGGCTGCAACAGTAGAAGAGGCGGTTCGGATTGCGCGACTTGCACGTGCATCAGGACTATGCGATATGATCAAAGTGGAAGTGATTGCAGATCAGAAAACCCTTCTTCCTGACCCACTCGCTACTTTGGAAGCGACGAAACAATTGGTGGAAGAAGGATTTACGGTTTTACCTTATACTTCAGATGATCCCATCTTGGCGCGCCATTTAGTAGAAGCGGGGGCGCATGCGATTATGCCCGGAGCAGCACCTATAGGATCGGGACAGGGGATATTAAACCCTTTCTATTTCTCACTCTTACGAGATGCGGTGGATATACCTGTTATTGTAGATGCTGGCATTGGTTCGCCAGCAGACGTGGCTCAGGCGATGGAGTTGGGGGCGGATGGTGTGCTCCTTAATACTGCTGTTTCGGGTGCGAAAGATCCCGTTAAGATGGCCACTGCGATGAGGCTGGCTACAGAAGCAGGGCGTCTTGGGTTTGAGGCGGGACGGATTTCGAAGAAAACGTATGCGATTGCAAGTAGTCCGACCGAAGGGCTGTTATAA
- a CDS encoding (2Fe-2S)-binding protein yields MSQVTVKCKGEEYQVSVDEGAPLLVEAIMQSVPIPYNCTSARCGTCKVKIVAGRENVNEVGENEELRLGEDAVEDGYRLACQLDVYGPLTIEVPPNRFGW; encoded by the coding sequence GTGTCGCAAGTAACGGTAAAGTGTAAGGGAGAAGAGTATCAGGTGTCGGTTGACGAAGGAGCGCCGTTATTGGTGGAGGCGATTATGCAGTCGGTACCTATTCCCTACAACTGCACATCAGCACGATGTGGAACCTGTAAAGTGAAAATAGTTGCAGGTAGGGAAAATGTGAATGAAGTAGGGGAGAATGAAGAGCTGAGACTAGGTGAAGATGCGGTGGAAGACGGGTATCGCCTAGCTTGTCAGCTGGATGTATATGGTCCTCTTACGATAGAAGTACCTCCTAACCGATTTGGTTGGTAA
- a CDS encoding DUF1540 domain-containing protein, whose product MPQVKCSVANCHYWEQGNNCSADAIMVDVDSHDGKNYNEEIGGEMIDTRHQDYNASKPADTCCHTFKKKGA is encoded by the coding sequence ATGCCCCAAGTCAAATGTAGTGTGGCCAATTGCCATTATTGGGAGCAAGGCAACAATTGTAGTGCTGATGCGATTATGGTGGATGTGGATAGTCATGATGGAAAGAATTACAACGAAGAAATTGGTGGCGAAATGATTGACACCCGTCATCAGGACTATAATGCAAGTAAACCAGCGGATACATGTTGTCACACCTTCAAGAAGAAAGGCGCATAA
- the thiS gene encoding sulfur carrier protein ThiS, which produces MIAIKLNGKKVEIPKEVVTVTCLLDHLSLSERMVIVEHNRIVLAGEHHDNAQVRAGDEIEIVHFVGGG; this is translated from the coding sequence ATGATAGCAATTAAACTGAATGGAAAAAAGGTGGAGATTCCCAAAGAGGTAGTTACAGTAACCTGCTTACTCGACCATCTCTCACTATCTGAACGCATGGTAATTGTGGAGCACAACCGCATCGTATTAGCAGGAGAACATCATGATAATGCTCAAGTACGAGCAGGGGATGAAATCGAAATTGTTCATTTTGTAGGAGGAGGATAA
- a CDS encoding efflux RND transporter periplasmic adaptor subunit, translated as MKDTIITPGKLTSNEQQTVYLQSELGGIEKINVRVGDKVEEGTTLVQYENSALIGEQHQAKLSLDRSKIQFSILHEQLEEVKKQSKEGMEQSGELKGQSGEVTAT; from the coding sequence ATGAAGGATACTATTATTACCCCTGGTAAACTTACCTCGAATGAACAACAGACTGTTTATTTGCAATCAGAGCTCGGGGGTATAGAAAAAATAAATGTACGAGTAGGGGATAAGGTGGAAGAAGGAACTACACTTGTACAATATGAGAATTCAGCACTTATCGGAGAACAACATCAGGCGAAGTTAAGCCTAGACCGTTCAAAAATTCAGTTTTCTATCTTACACGAACAATTAGAAGAGGTCAAAAAACAATCAAAGGAAGGTATGGAACAATCGGGAGAGCTTAAAGGACAATCTGGAGAAGTGACAGCTACTTGA